The window CCCGTGCCATTGACCAGCCGAAACATCGCTTATATACTTCACAGTACCCCGTTTAACACTGAAAGGGAGTGGTAACGTGGTGGTTGTTGACTATTTGCGTGCCTTTGGACAAAAACAGGTTCCGGCGGCAATCGGGGCGTACACGCTGATTATGGTCCTGTTTTCTCTCGCTCTGGGACTGACCGGCGGCCGCCCGGCCGGCGCGGAATCACCGCCACCCGGCGTCGTCGCGAAAGAAGCCGCTGACAAAGAGGCTTTAGATCACGGGTTTACAGACGGGGAAATCCGCTTGATCGCTCACGTGATCGAAGGCGAGGCCGCCAACGAACCGTACAAGGGTAAGGTGGCCGTGGGCGCGGTCGTCCTGAACCGGATGAAGCACGACAAGTTTCCGGACTCGGTGCGGGGGGTCATTTACCAGCCGCGCGCCTTCTGCGTGGTAGCAAACGGGCTTATCAACCGGACTCCCACCGAGGATTCCGTGCAAGCCGCCCGGGCGGCGGCGAGCGGCGAGGACCCGACCGGCGGGGCGCTGTACTTCTGGAATCCGCGCAAGAACCCAAACCCGTGGGTATGGGGCCGGATCCAACTGATCATTATCGGCAATCATATCTTCGCCCGTTAGCGTCTTCGCCCGTTAGCGGGACAAGATCCCGATTTTCCATGACGGATTTAAGAACGGGGCGTGCGTCAGCCCTGCAATTTTCCCAGGGCTGACGCACGCCTTTTAAACGTCAGGTATTTCAGGGCTTTCAGGGATTTGAAGCAAAAACTTTTCCGCGCTATTTTCCTAATAAACTCCTGAAAATAGCGGTTTGCAGTTGTTTTTCACGCGTCAGCCC of the Bacillota bacterium genome contains:
- a CDS encoding cell wall hydrolase, yielding MVVDYLRAFGQKQVPAAIGAYTLIMVLFSLALGLTGGRPAGAESPPPGVVAKEAADKEALDHGFTDGEIRLIAHVIEGEAANEPYKGKVAVGAVVLNRMKHDKFPDSVRGVIYQPRAFCVVANGLINRTPTEDSVQAARAAASGEDPTGGALYFWNPRKNPNPWVWGRIQLIIIGNHIFAR